A single genomic interval of Noviherbaspirillum cavernae harbors:
- a CDS encoding competence/damage-inducible protein A: protein MPIGLIIIGDEILSGKRIDKHFPKVVELLKERGLHLDWAEYVGDDPARITATLKRTMAGNDIVFCTGGIGATPDDHTRQCAAAALGVPVVLHPEAKARIEERMTDVAREAGREPNLDTPENMHRLKMGEFPQGAGIIPNPYNKIPGFFIRHKEGGAHYFTPGFPVMAWPMIEWALDTHCSHLFRKTAWAEKSVLVYEIAESTLTPMMEAIEAAYPLVKVFSLPSVGDENTRRHIELGVKGDPVQVEGAFGKMRAELDRFKAEYRSV, encoded by the coding sequence ATGCCCATCGGACTCATCATCATCGGCGACGAAATCCTCTCCGGAAAACGCATCGACAAGCATTTCCCGAAAGTGGTCGAACTGCTGAAGGAACGCGGCCTGCACCTCGACTGGGCCGAATATGTCGGCGACGATCCGGCGCGCATCACCGCGACATTGAAACGCACGATGGCCGGCAACGACATCGTCTTCTGCACCGGCGGCATCGGCGCCACGCCAGATGACCACACCCGCCAGTGCGCCGCTGCGGCGCTCGGCGTGCCCGTCGTGTTGCATCCCGAAGCCAAAGCCAGGATCGAGGAACGCATGACCGACGTGGCCCGCGAAGCAGGACGGGAACCGAACCTCGATACGCCGGAAAATATGCATCGCCTGAAGATGGGCGAATTCCCGCAAGGCGCGGGAATCATTCCCAATCCCTACAACAAGATTCCCGGCTTTTTCATCAGGCACAAGGAAGGCGGCGCGCATTACTTCACGCCGGGCTTCCCGGTGATGGCATGGCCGATGATCGAATGGGCGCTCGACACGCATTGCAGCCATCTGTTCCGCAAGACCGCATGGGCGGAAAAATCGGTGCTGGTCTATGAAATTGCGGAATCGACGCTGACGCCGATGATGGAGGCGATCGAGGCGGCGTACCCGCTTGTCAAGGTATTCAGTCTGCCGAGCGTCGGCGACGAAAACACGCGCCGCCACATCGAGTTGGGCGTCAAAGGCGATCCGGTGCAGGTGGAGGGCGCGTTCGGGAAGATGCGTGCAGAGCTGGATCGCTTCAAGGCAGAGTACAGGAGCGTGTGA
- a CDS encoding PadR family transcriptional regulator: MGRGHGDGSHHRGGGRRGSGGGDDMPRGRKFSSDDLQLLLLALLAEEPRHGYELIKALEVRSNGFYTPSPGMIYPALTYLEELGYATVEMDGSRKRYAISDSGRQYLETHRERVDMMFAKLKHFALKMDSVRRAFSGEESDEGQDGRSWIPELLQARHAIKRALYSRSDAAPGEQLRIAQILAKAVAEIENAQEQKDR, encoded by the coding sequence ATGGGCCGCGGGCATGGCGATGGCAGTCATCACCGAGGCGGCGGTCGGCGAGGTTCTGGCGGCGGCGATGACATGCCGCGCGGAAGGAAATTCTCTTCCGACGACTTGCAACTGTTACTGCTGGCCCTTCTCGCAGAGGAGCCGCGCCACGGTTATGAATTGATCAAGGCGCTGGAAGTCCGCTCGAACGGCTTTTATACGCCCAGCCCGGGAATGATCTATCCGGCGCTCACCTATCTGGAAGAACTCGGCTATGCCACCGTCGAGATGGACGGCAGCCGCAAGCGTTACGCGATTTCCGATTCAGGCCGCCAATATCTGGAAACGCATCGCGAACGGGTGGACATGATGTTTGCCAAACTCAAGCACTTTGCGCTCAAGATGGATTCCGTACGCCGTGCATTTTCCGGTGAAGAATCGGACGAAGGGCAGGACGGTCGCAGCTGGATTCCTGAGTTATTGCAAGCGCGGCATGCAATCAAACGCGCGCTCTACAGTCGAAGCGATGCGGCTCCTGGCGAACAGTTACGCATTGCACAGATTCTCGCAAAGGCAGTCGCAGAAATAGAAAATGCTCAGGAACAAAAGGATAGGTAA